The genomic window GGTAGTCTTGGTGATGTAGATGTTTTCTTCATTTAGATATGATTTTTGCTTCCCATTAAGTTGCTCCGGCACCTAAGGAAGTGATATAGCACTCTTAATATATAACATTATCATGACGATTATGTGACTTAATAAGAGTGGAGAAAATACATGTTTGAAACTTGAAAGAGCATTTTGCATTATACTATCATCAACATTACCTACCTGTGAGCGCCAATGAAGGGACAGCGAGGAGTGAAATAGGTGAACAGCTTGAGGAGGAAAAAGCCTGGTGTAATAAGATCCTGGTGCCCCATAGATATGGTATGCAGGTAGTATATCTCCTTTGTGATTTGATGCCCCCTTGAATGTGAATGTGTTCAATATCCGAAAGAGGTGGTTGAAGTCATTACCCGGTAGGTCATTTAAGAAGAACTGAAGATCCACCGTATCACTTTGTCCCAAATTGTTTTGGTGCTTCGTAAAGATGTTTATCACCTCAGAGACAAAATGTAATGTATTTTGTCCTGAAGAGCAGCCAAGGTCGGCAACAACCATGGTATTGGCTAGAAGAGTTGCGTACAGTTCTCGGATTGCCTTATCAAGGACAAACTTAGCCTCAATCATAGCTTTCGCCTAGcaccatatatacatacatgtcaAAATTCatttattattataattaaaCATTGGATCTttagaaagaaaaggagaaggatAGACCATCTAATATCTATGTATaggaactctttttttttttgttagatagCGTAGTACTAGGAAAATACTTTTTACAGGCAGCCGGTAACCCATTTTACATGCTTTTAACCAACTGCCTGTGATAATAAACCTGTAGAAAACAAATATTTCCTATAGGCAGATTACACAGGCAGTTCTTTAAGACAGCTGCATACTATAAAGTACTTACATGGCATATGTAGGAGAGTTATGACAAACGAAAATAACGTCTAATTAATAGTGTTTGAAAGAGGTCCGAGCAACTTTCTACAATTAATCGAGACGCTGATCAGGGAGTAGTGTTCCAAATGGATCTATATGTGCACTCCATGCATCATGGATGGTGCAACTTAGTTTTTCCTTAATCATGGCATGGTACAAGTATTGTTGCCAATGTGAATTGATGCTATCTCATTGCTTATTACTTACATGCAAGCTGTTGACACACcaagagaggggggggggggggggggtaagggagggagagagatgggtaGTTACTTGAACCCTGGAATTCTTGGCGTAGCTAATTTCTCCTTCCCCTCCAACCATGTGAAAGTCATGTTCTACGTTAACATTCATCGTGGTTGTGTGTTCCAATGGGAATAATAGCTAATACAATAATGTTGCACTGGCTCTCCCTTATGGTGTGCTATTTATAGAAATTAAGGCCAGGCAGATTTGTCATTTTCTAGAAGTATGAAACAAAAAGTAGGTGATTAGAGCCCAAAAAGGGAGAAAGTACAATTTGCAACCTTCTAAAAAGGTAACACACCTAGagtaaatatttataatttgaataaaatagaaataagaaaaatatggaGAATAAGGGTGCTGGCTGAAAAGAGGAGGAATAGTAGATTCGTCACAAGGCGAGGCTGGCATCGTTCAAAGGTCACCCCCTCCCCCCGACAGCAGTGGCGGCTTGGCGCAGCTATAAACAAATAAGGAAGAGGCCTATGATGGTGAGGATGCCCCTTCCCCGGTGCGCTGGTGGTTCCTGGCGGCGAAGCCGATGATGAGGTGGTGAGGCGATGGGGTGCCGTGATGAAGGAGGTGAGGACGTTGATGTCGGCCGAGGTCAACGCAGATCGAGGTGATTGACGGGTTGGGGAGGAGCTTGAGGCCGCCGGCGTCATGAAGTCTAGATCCAAGTACTGAAGAGGTGGTGGTGAGATCTAAGTGAGGGTGGAGCGGTGGCAGTGAGAGCTACCCAGCACACAACAAAGACCACATTTGTTTAATatcatgtagcaaattttgcctaggTTTTATAAACTTATTGTCATGTAAATTTTTGAAATCAAAGTTCTAAAGGTTAAACAAAAACATTCATTCCACTTTAACATAGTCACACTCATGTTGCTGTTGCCAAAATAGCACCCTCTTAATTTTAACACCACTTTAGGAAGGAGAATGAATTGTATTAGCTTGTTCCCCTGGTGTACCCTTTTAATTaatgaaaaatataattaatcaatGGCTTGTATAGGGGAAAAAATTTAACAGATAATTTAAATTAGGGGTCGGTCGGTATGTGTAGAACGGTTAACAGTGAGATCTTCACCTTACtagttatgaaaaatatttggtgACAtataagagaggagagaaaatcTTAACATCGGCTTAACACCACCTCGTAACCTCTAAAAAAAGTTGCATGGCATCGGGATGACTAAGGAAGCCGAAGGAAGAGTGATAAAGTTTTCTTTGATGTGCTAATGGTTAGAGTCTTCGTCTTCTCATATgttaatttagagtggttacaaaagTGGGTgtaagaatatcggtctacaaagaacgatattaGGGAAACCATTGAGATTTTGATGAAGTAAAAAAGCTAggacaagggtttacatcggccgatccattAGAGGAAATAGATATAGGTGATGGAAATAtaccaaggccgacttttgtaaacaaaaacatgaaagccgattataaggttaagataatcgagTTGCTTAAAGAATACATTGATAGCTTTGCATGGGAGTACCATGAGATGCCGGAACTTAGCCCTGATCTTGTTGAACAATGGCTTCCGATAAAACCAGGATTTAGGCCTTATAAGAAACCACCTCGTCACTTTAATCCTCTATTATATGATCGGGTCAAGGAAGAGATAGACCGGTTATTGAAGgtggggtttattaggccatgtcggTATGCGGAGTGGGTGTCTAGCATCGTTCTGGTTGAGAAGAAGGGAAGTGGTATGATTATTTGTATAAACCTACTCCTAAAGATGAATATTCTATGCCTATAGCccacatgttttttttgaaTGTGCCTATAGCGCACATGTTGATCAATGATTCTTTGGGACATAAGGTGATTAGTTTCTTGGATGGTAAcgccggctacaatcaaatatttatggcggaagaggatatgttttgttttcaccCAATGGTACATGCTTTGAAACATCGGTTCGTTTGGAATATttttgtacaaataatcaagccgaatatgATGCTTTATTATTTGGCTTACAAATATTGGATGCTATAGGAGATTTGGTATGGAAGACAATTTTTCCTTTGGGTTCTCGATCTAAGGAGTTCGGTAAATGGTCACCTAGTTGGGAAGGTCCTTATCGAGTGTGCGGGATTGTTCGAGGAAATGCATATTTTTTGGAGATACTTCAAGGAGAGCGTTTTCAGAGAGCAATCAATGGGAAATagttgaagaaatacttcccgagcgtttGGTAAGATGCTTAGGAGgtcctatggccggtaattggattattgCCCTAATATAATATGTTCTATACTTTTAGATTCGTGATattcatcaaaaaggcagggggcatGTATTTACACataaatttggcacctaggtaCAAAACAAGGAAAATTGCCAAGATTTGAGAAAGTTGCCGGTTTCCTCTActaggctggtctgaccgccgtgtatGGGCCGGTCTGACCTGCAGCAtttggccagtcagaccggcagagtccGAGACCGACTCTGTTTTCGTCGAGTCATGGGATTCCTTACTCGGGAGGCTATGTTTCTGGTTTTCTTTGGTTtttaccccgagttggacgtgcaggagggcctgtagagggtaagaccaacccctatataagggacaatgCCGGTTCAATTGTAATATACAACACACAATCTACATACAAGCTATTGAATCATTTTTTCTTATATCGCATATACTTTTCTAGATTAGTTCGTCCATCTTTGTCAATTTACATCGCAAATCGTCTGCCTTCACTGCAAGAATGCGAAATCCTTTGTAGATTTGTCCCGTAAACCTTCCGTTTGCCCAcaagacgggtagttatccatCGTTctatctaaatcggctccgctagccggtttaatctatcaaaattCATCTTAGTCTAGCTTTCCTATATCACCGTAAGGTGTTTAGGTGTCTCGATCGTGATTATCttcttctaaaaaaaagttaccaACTCTTGCTAGATCCAAGAAATGACTGGCGAATTTGGTGACATGAT from Oryza glaberrima chromosome 6, OglaRS2, whole genome shotgun sequence includes these protein-coding regions:
- the LOC127777634 gene encoding anthranilate O-methyltransferase 1-like isoform X2, whose translation is MNVNVEHDFHMVGGEGEISYAKNSRVQAKAMIEAKFVLDKAIRELYATLLANTMVVADLGCSSGQNTLHFVSEVINIFTKHQNNLGQSDTVDLQFFLNDLPGNDFNHLFRILNTFTFKGASNHKGDILPAYHIYGAPGSYYTRLFPPQAVHLFHSSLSLHWRSQVPEQLNGKQKSYLNEENIYITKTTPLHVVKLFQEQFIKDFSLFLKLRHEELVDGGRMVLTIYGRKSEDPYSGDVNDIFGLLGKSLQSLVAER
- the LOC127777634 gene encoding anthranilate O-methyltransferase 1-like isoform X1, giving the protein MNVNVEHDFHMVGGEGEISYAKNSRVQAKAMIEAKFVLDKAIRELYATLLANTMVVADLGCSSGQNTLHFVSEVINIFTKHQNNLGQSDTVDLQFFLNDLPGNDFNHLFRILNTFTFKGASNHKGDILPAYHIYGAPGSYYTRLFPPQAVHLFHSSLSLHWRSQVPEQLNGKQKSYLNEENIYITKTTPLHVVKLFQEQFIKDFSLFLKLRHEELVDGGRMVLTIYGRKSEDPYSGDVNDIFGLLGKSLQSLVAEGLVEKEKLDSFNLPLYGPSVGELEEIVNRVNLFDMDHMHLFECNWDPYDDSQGDIVHDSALSGINVANCVRAVTEPLIASHFGEGILSALFTDYAHRVASHLEMEKTKFAWIVISLKKRC